From the Myxococcales bacterium genome, one window contains:
- a CDS encoding protein kinase: MNPVPVPCASCRRELSPAALFCPACGTPRVRDGVVDELIGSILGERFLVVDRLGAGKSGTIYRGEHVTLRRKVAIKVLHHELSRDDLAIERFRREATSVAEIDNEHIVEIHDFGRTADGRLYLAMELLEGETLDMVLARAGQLSIEHTLDVLIQAAEALVDAHAVGFVHRDLRPRNVYLAVRRGKANFVKLLDFGLAKLVEQGGGAASTSLGMTFGDPRYMSPEQAKGDPTDRRADLYSLGCIAMEMLTGEPPFVGGRVFDVLTRHVSEVAPRVASRRPDVPAWLDTVIARLLAKAPDDRFVTATKLAEVLRGGGAVPIEDASSASGRRGPTGTPAVGVPTMPAAPTPAEPTASERVAIPVAVADVPSGPAAPSAELTERVRHGSEAEPPRSRDDLEPRARRASAAPAVEFEPEPGPRARRVSTAPVAPLEDEPRARRASAPPEPDDDQAVPRARRASAPPEPEGHLSGAWFADGDGGDPGASGVASLEAARTFIDPGDSYADDELYRPRRSLTKPFLIAGGAALALIVAALLFGGGKKSKQPAAPNPVAAVAVDAGVAAPVDVTPDAAVPAVDPPKDPPKDPPKDPPRGRTSGSGSGSSGRTLDDPFPTDGSGSGSGSVTTAPDDEAAGMAEFYAKAGDAALRSGDPVSAASNYSKALASNPKNIDAVIGLGEVALSQGQYGPAITQLKKAAKLAPRRARIYTLLGEAYLNSGNAVAAEASFKKALTLDPDDARARNGYNEAAGRLPPPADDP; encoded by the coding sequence ATGAACCCCGTCCCGGTCCCGTGTGCCAGCTGCCGGCGCGAGCTCTCGCCCGCGGCGCTGTTCTGCCCCGCGTGCGGCACGCCGCGGGTGCGCGATGGGGTCGTCGACGAGCTGATCGGCAGCATCCTCGGCGAGCGCTTCCTGGTCGTCGATCGCCTCGGCGCCGGCAAGTCCGGGACGATCTACCGCGGCGAGCACGTCACGCTCCGCCGCAAGGTCGCGATCAAGGTCCTGCACCACGAGCTGTCGCGCGACGACCTGGCGATCGAGCGGTTCCGGCGCGAGGCCACCTCGGTCGCCGAGATCGACAACGAGCACATCGTCGAGATCCACGACTTCGGCCGCACCGCCGACGGGCGCTTGTATCTGGCGATGGAGCTGCTCGAGGGCGAGACCCTCGACATGGTGCTCGCGCGCGCCGGCCAGCTGTCGATCGAGCACACGCTCGACGTGCTGATCCAGGCGGCCGAGGCGCTCGTCGACGCCCACGCCGTCGGCTTCGTCCACCGCGACCTGCGCCCGCGCAACGTCTACCTCGCGGTCCGCCGCGGCAAGGCCAACTTCGTCAAGCTGCTCGACTTCGGCCTCGCCAAGCTGGTCGAGCAGGGCGGCGGCGCCGCCTCGACCAGCCTGGGCATGACCTTCGGCGACCCGCGCTACATGTCGCCCGAGCAGGCCAAGGGCGATCCGACCGATCGCCGCGCCGATCTGTACTCGCTCGGCTGCATCGCGATGGAGATGCTCACCGGCGAGCCGCCGTTCGTCGGCGGCCGGGTGTTCGACGTGCTCACCCGCCACGTCAGCGAGGTCGCGCCCCGGGTCGCGAGCCGCCGGCCCGACGTGCCGGCCTGGCTCGACACCGTCATCGCGCGGCTCCTGGCCAAGGCGCCCGACGATCGCTTCGTGACCGCGACCAAGCTGGCCGAGGTCCTGCGCGGCGGCGGCGCCGTGCCGATCGAGGACGCGTCCTCGGCCAGCGGCCGGCGCGGGCCGACCGGGACGCCGGCGGTCGGTGTGCCGACGATGCCCGCGGCGCCGACGCCGGCCGAGCCGACCGCCAGCGAGCGCGTCGCGATCCCGGTCGCGGTGGCGGACGTGCCGTCGGGGCCGGCGGCGCCGTCGGCCGAGCTGACCGAGCGCGTGCGCCACGGCTCCGAGGCCGAGCCGCCGCGCAGCCGGGATGACCTGGAGCCGCGGGCTCGACGGGCCAGCGCCGCGCCCGCGGTCGAGTTCGAGCCCGAGCCCGGGCCGCGCGCCCGCCGGGTCAGCACCGCGCCGGTCGCCCCGCTCGAGGACGAGCCGCGGGCCCGCCGCGCGAGCGCACCGCCCGAGCCCGACGACGACCAGGCCGTGCCGCGGGCCCGCCGCGCGAGCGCCCCACCCGAGCCCGAGGGCCACCTGTCCGGCGCCTGGTTCGCCGACGGCGACGGCGGGGATCCCGGCGCCAGCGGCGTCGCCAGCCTCGAGGCCGCGCGCACCTTCATCGATCCCGGCGACAGCTACGCCGACGACGAGCTGTACCGGCCGCGGCGCTCGCTGACCAAGCCGTTCCTGATCGCCGGCGGCGCGGCCCTGGCGCTGATCGTCGCCGCGCTGCTTTTCGGCGGCGGCAAGAAGTCCAAGCAGCCGGCCGCGCCGAACCCGGTCGCGGCGGTGGCCGTCGACGCGGGGGTCGCGGCGCCCGTCGACGTCACGCCCGACGCGGCGGTCCCGGCGGTCGACCCGCCCAAGGACCCGCCGAAAGATCCACCGAAGGATCCGCCGCGCGGCCGCACGTCCGGATCCGGCTCCGGCAGCAGCGGCCGCACCCTCGACGATCCGTTCCCGACCGACGGCTCGGGCTCGGGCTCCGGCTCGGTCACCACCGCGCCCGACGACGAGGCCGCGGGCATGGCCGAGTTCTACGCCAAGGCCGGCGACGCGGCGCTGCGCTCGGGTGATCCCGTCAGCGCCGCCAGCAACTACTCCAAGGCGCTGGCGTCGAACCCGAAGAACATCGACGCGGTGATCGGCCTCGGCGAGGTCGCGCTGTCCCAGGGCCAGTACGGCCCCGCGATCACCCAGCTCAAGAAGGCCGCCAAGCTGGCGCCCCGCCGCGCCCGCATCTACACGCTGCTCGGCGAGGCGTACCTCAACAGCGGCAACGCGGTCGCCGCCGAGGCCAGCTTCAAGAAGGCGCTGACCCTCGACCCCGACGACGCGCGCGCCCGCAACGGCTACAACGAGGCCGCGGGCCGCCTGCCGCCGCCCGCCGACGATCCGTGA
- a CDS encoding 2-oxoacid:acceptor oxidoreductase subunit alpha yields MESKTQHLDRVVIRFAGDSGDGMQLTGTEFTKAAAEAGNDISTFPDFPAEIRAPAGSLFGVSGFQLHFSSNEIHTPGDAPDVLVAMNPAALKTNLKDLVDGGVLIINSGAFIESNLKKAQYTSNPLEDGSLERYRVHAVDISGLTVAALEGGPLSTKEKGRSKNFFALGLVFWMYGRELDSEIRRITKQFTKRPELAEANIAVFKAGYHFGETAEVFQTVYKVPAARFAPGTYRNITGNEALALGLVAGGELAGKSIFFAGYPITPASAILHSLAKFKNYGVLTFQAEDEIAAIGAALGASFGGALAVTASSGPGIALKGEAIGLGVMTELPLVIVNVQRGGPSTGLPTKTEQSDLDQALHGRNGEAPIPVIAARSPGDCFYAAVEALKIASRYMVPVMLLSDGYIANGSEPWPVPDVTALPRFDVTHRTDPDGYYVYDRDPTTLARAWAVPGSAGLEHRIGGIEKDFLTGNISYEPTNHERMVHVRAEKIARVAQDIGELDLRGEESGDVLVIGWGGTFGSLRQAVDELRGQGKRVSHAHLRWLSPLEPGLAKIIGNFKHVVCAELNMGQLRGVLRAKFLIDIAGLNKVQGLPFKVREVVAAIEQLLDGERLPDVTVPTAPAARA; encoded by the coding sequence ATGGAGTCCAAGACCCAGCACCTCGATCGCGTCGTCATCCGATTCGCTGGCGATTCGGGCGACGGCATGCAGCTCACCGGCACCGAGTTCACCAAGGCCGCGGCCGAAGCCGGCAACGACATCTCGACGTTCCCGGACTTTCCGGCCGAGATCCGTGCGCCGGCCGGCTCGCTGTTCGGCGTGTCGGGCTTCCAGCTGCACTTCTCGTCGAACGAGATCCACACGCCCGGCGACGCGCCCGACGTGCTGGTCGCGATGAACCCGGCCGCGCTCAAGACCAACCTCAAGGATCTGGTCGACGGCGGCGTGCTCATCATCAACAGCGGCGCCTTCATCGAGAGCAACCTCAAGAAGGCGCAGTACACCTCGAACCCGCTCGAGGACGGCTCGCTGGAGCGCTACCGGGTCCACGCCGTCGACATCTCCGGCCTGACGGTCGCCGCGCTCGAGGGCGGGCCCCTGTCGACCAAGGAGAAGGGCCGCAGCAAGAACTTCTTCGCGCTCGGCCTGGTGTTCTGGATGTACGGCCGCGAGCTCGACAGCGAGATCCGCCGGATCACCAAGCAGTTCACCAAGCGGCCTGAGCTGGCCGAGGCCAACATCGCGGTGTTCAAGGCCGGCTACCACTTCGGCGAGACCGCCGAGGTGTTCCAGACGGTCTACAAGGTGCCGGCGGCGCGCTTCGCCCCGGGCACCTACCGCAACATCACCGGCAACGAGGCGCTGGCGCTGGGCCTCGTCGCCGGCGGCGAGCTGGCCGGCAAGTCGATCTTCTTCGCCGGCTATCCGATCACGCCGGCCTCGGCCATCCTGCACTCGCTCGCCAAGTTCAAGAACTACGGCGTGCTGACGTTCCAGGCCGAGGACGAGATCGCGGCGATCGGCGCGGCCCTGGGCGCGTCGTTCGGCGGCGCCCTGGCGGTGACCGCGTCGAGCGGCCCCGGCATCGCGCTCAAGGGCGAGGCCATCGGGCTCGGCGTCATGACCGAGCTGCCGCTGGTGATCGTCAACGTCCAGCGCGGCGGCCCGTCGACCGGCCTGCCGACCAAGACCGAGCAGAGCGATCTCGATCAGGCGCTGCACGGCCGCAACGGCGAGGCGCCGATCCCGGTGATCGCCGCGCGCTCGCCCGGCGACTGCTTCTACGCCGCGGTCGAGGCGCTCAAGATCGCCAGCCGCTACATGGTGCCGGTGATGCTCCTGTCCGACGGCTACATCGCCAACGGCTCGGAGCCGTGGCCGGTGCCCGACGTGACCGCGCTGCCGCGGTTCGACGTCACCCACCGCACCGACCCCGACGGCTACTACGTCTACGACCGCGACCCCACCACGCTCGCGCGGGCGTGGGCGGTGCCGGGCTCGGCCGGCCTCGAGCACCGCATCGGCGGCATCGAGAAGGACTTCCTGACCGGCAACATCTCGTACGAGCCGACCAACCACGAGCGCATGGTCCACGTCCGCGCCGAGAAGATCGCACGCGTGGCCCAGGACATCGGCGAGCTCGACCTGCGCGGCGAGGAGTCGGGCGACGTGCTCGTGATCGGCTGGGGTGGCACCTTCGGGTCGCTGCGCCAGGCCGTCGACGAGCTGCGCGGCCAGGGCAAGCGGGTCAGCCACGCGCACCTGCGCTGGCTGTCGCCGCTCGAGCCCGGCCTCGCGAAGATCATCGGCAACTTCAAGCACGTCGTGTGCGCCGAGCTCAACATGGGCCAGCTGCGCGGCGTCCTGCGCGCCAAGTTCCTGATCGACATCGCCGGGCTCAACAAGGTCCAGGGCCTGCCGTTCAAGGTGCGCGAGGTCGTCGCCGCGATCGAGCAGCTGCTCGACGGCGAGCGCCTGCCCGACGTCACCGTCCCCACCGCCCCCGCCGCCCGCGCCTAG
- a CDS encoding nicotinate-nucleotide--dimethylbenzimidazole phosphoribosyltransferase: MSAVVAHLVESIGPASAAMAAARAADGPLAAWLAAARHARTPALARRTVVCVLADHGVVATGGALGAEHPTAIAATTIARGEAALARAAAAASAALVLIDAGVAAAGALPPAVISVARGPSGDLAEGAALTPVEVIAALEAGVAIATALAEGGLDLLAVGALGAGGDLAAAAVIAALTGGGAELAAADGRALVAAGLALVPPGATALDVVAAVGGRDVAVVAGMILAAAATYVPVVLDGAVTLAAALVAARLAPDVRGYLACAHAGGGAAAAAARTALGLTPVLSVGLGSGEGTGAAMLLPVLAAAVTAG, encoded by the coding sequence GTGAGCGCGGTCGTCGCGCACCTGGTCGAGTCGATCGGGCCGGCGAGCGCGGCGATGGCGGCGGCGCGCGCGGCCGACGGACCGCTGGCGGCGTGGCTGGCGGCGGCCCGGCACGCGCGGACGCCCGCGCTCGCGCGACGGACGGTGGTGTGCGTGCTGGCCGATCACGGCGTGGTCGCGACCGGCGGCGCGCTGGGGGCCGAGCACCCGACGGCGATCGCCGCGACGACGATCGCGCGCGGCGAGGCGGCGCTGGCCCGGGCCGCGGCGGCGGCGAGCGCGGCGCTGGTGCTGATCGACGCCGGGGTCGCGGCGGCGGGCGCGCTGCCGCCGGCGGTGATCTCGGTGGCGCGCGGGCCGTCGGGCGATCTGGCCGAGGGCGCGGCGCTGACGCCGGTCGAGGTGATCGCCGCGCTCGAGGCCGGGGTGGCGATCGCGACCGCGCTCGCCGAGGGCGGGCTCGACCTGCTGGCGGTCGGCGCGCTGGGCGCGGGCGGCGACCTGGCGGCGGCGGCGGTGATCGCGGCGCTGACCGGTGGCGGCGCCGAGCTCGCGGCGGCGGACGGCCGGGCGCTGGTCGCGGCCGGCCTGGCGCTGGTCCCGCCGGGGGCGACCGCCCTCGACGTGGTGGCGGCGGTCGGCGGGCGCGACGTGGCGGTGGTGGCGGGGATGATCCTGGCGGCGGCGGCGACCTACGTGCCGGTCGTCCTCGACGGCGCGGTCACGCTGGCGGCGGCGCTGGTGGCGGCGCGGCTGGCGCCCGACGTGCGCGGCTACCTGGCGTGCGCCCACGCCGGCGGCGGCGCGGCCGCGGCGGCGGCGCGGACCGCGCTCGGGCTGACGCCGGTGCTGTCGGTCGGGCTCGGCAGCGGCGAGGGCACCGGCGCGGCGATGCTGCTGCCAGTGCTGGCCGCGGCCGTCACGGCTGGGTGA
- a CDS encoding universal stress protein: MVAYDFSSTAEVALTAAIELATRAPRHVLHVVVAVDDDHRVPGLPTTKVDYHYTEKVHEHLAAKLAEAFTASAPGVEIHFFVHVRIGKPAKEILGLAEQIGADLVVIGSHGWRGLDRVLFGSVSEAVVRGAGCPVMVTRPKTYPKATLVDIVDTSAEQHSTYKQPHRYSYSGNRVLTRPNDWPLS; the protein is encoded by the coding sequence GTGGTCGCTTACGATTTCTCGAGCACCGCGGAGGTCGCCCTCACCGCTGCGATCGAGCTGGCGACCCGAGCCCCGCGCCACGTCCTGCACGTGGTCGTGGCGGTCGATGACGACCATCGCGTCCCAGGGCTGCCGACCACCAAGGTCGACTACCACTACACCGAGAAGGTCCACGAGCACCTCGCCGCCAAGCTGGCCGAGGCGTTCACCGCCAGCGCCCCGGGCGTCGAGATCCACTTCTTCGTCCACGTGCGCATCGGCAAGCCGGCCAAGGAGATCCTCGGCCTGGCCGAGCAGATCGGCGCCGACCTGGTGGTCATCGGCTCCCACGGCTGGCGCGGGCTCGACCGCGTGCTGTTCGGCTCGGTGTCCGAGGCCGTCGTGCGCGGGGCCGGCTGTCCGGTCATGGTCACCCGGCCCAAGACCTACCCGAAGGCCACGCTGGTCGACATCGTCGACACCTCCGCCGAGCAGCACTCGACCTACAAGCAGCCGCACCGCTACTCGTACAGCGGCAACCGCGTCCTCACCCGCCCGAATGACTGGCCGCTGAGCTGA
- a CDS encoding putative metal-binding motif-containing protein: protein MRRSSRVFGRRHLGALALVVATACSGETGLMVEVNWEAGSIPPGADQLRIYVGTAVAGLPQFVVSDGGTTRAFGEVESPYRYLLRPEGDLAAIGELQIAAAITRGQPPERIEPLAFAAYPTTVKFVDGQVGLVRLTLGTDSYLPAGPAGECALYRDPDDGSWSIGRADDADCDGTLDAADCAPFDPADASTATDGDGDGVACGDCLDAPAPVRLGGPDGWMINPGTVFPGQNEAAFRAGNPDLPDTVDCLHIDFDCSGVCGDEARSDGGPTQPADPDGSGSSRCGAVALRPDRVTCAPRPSDCDEQAPGHTRAAGDPEICDGTDSNCDGRPAPALPCAIDRGGPLGCNIGVHACNDDVGRYAGDPAACEDIMFPHLFSLECATLRALDGGASSRCAYDPDPLKCAGADGSECRVGVDSNTGACGEVEKVTLPGLVGMGCDWRIVGGMMQGDWDVGLIPQNDTSVGMMPATQACAPFLVVRPANADPQPRTIMLLGDARTAVTPVRAWFLTLKADNVCDGMIDCEPLLVPAGLTQP, encoded by the coding sequence ATGCGCCGATCCTCGAGGGTGTTCGGCCGCCGCCACCTGGGCGCGCTCGCGCTCGTGGTCGCGACGGCGTGTTCCGGTGAGACCGGCTTGATGGTCGAGGTGAACTGGGAGGCCGGGTCGATCCCGCCCGGCGCCGATCAGCTGCGCATCTACGTCGGCACCGCCGTCGCCGGACTGCCGCAGTTCGTGGTCAGCGACGGCGGCACCACCCGCGCCTTCGGCGAGGTCGAGTCGCCGTACCGCTACCTGCTGCGGCCCGAGGGCGACCTCGCGGCGATCGGCGAGCTGCAGATCGCGGCGGCGATCACCCGCGGGCAGCCGCCCGAGCGCATCGAGCCGCTGGCGTTCGCCGCGTACCCGACCACGGTCAAGTTCGTCGACGGCCAGGTCGGGCTGGTCCGGCTGACGCTCGGGACGGACAGCTACCTCCCCGCCGGCCCCGCCGGCGAGTGCGCGCTCTACCGCGATCCCGACGACGGCAGCTGGAGCATCGGGCGCGCCGACGACGCCGACTGCGACGGCACGCTCGACGCGGCCGACTGCGCGCCGTTCGACCCGGCCGACGCCTCGACCGCGACCGACGGCGACGGCGACGGCGTCGCCTGCGGCGACTGCCTCGACGCCCCCGCGCCCGTGCGCCTCGGCGGCCCCGACGGCTGGATGATCAACCCCGGCACGGTGTTCCCGGGCCAGAACGAGGCCGCGTTCCGGGCCGGCAACCCCGACCTGCCCGACACCGTCGACTGCCTGCACATCGACTTCGACTGCTCGGGCGTGTGCGGCGACGAGGCCCGCAGCGACGGCGGGCCCACCCAGCCGGCCGACCCGGACGGCAGCGGCTCGAGCCGGTGCGGCGCGGTCGCGCTCCGCCCCGATCGCGTCACCTGCGCGCCGCGGCCCAGCGACTGCGACGAGCAGGCGCCGGGGCACACCCGGGCCGCGGGCGATCCCGAGATCTGCGACGGCACCGACAGCAACTGCGACGGCCGGCCGGCGCCGGCGTTGCCGTGCGCGATCGATCGCGGCGGCCCGCTCGGCTGCAACATCGGCGTCCACGCCTGCAACGACGACGTCGGCCGCTACGCCGGCGATCCGGCGGCGTGTGAGGACATCATGTTCCCCCACCTGTTCAGCCTCGAGTGCGCGACGCTGCGCGCGCTCGACGGCGGCGCCTCGAGCCGGTGCGCGTACGACCCCGATCCGCTCAAGTGCGCCGGCGCCGACGGCTCCGAGTGCCGGGTCGGCGTCGACAGCAACACCGGCGCGTGCGGCGAGGTCGAGAAGGTCACGCTGCCGGGCCTCGTCGGCATGGGCTGCGACTGGCGGATCGTCGGCGGCATGATGCAGGGCGACTGGGACGTGGGGCTGATCCCGCAGAACGACACCAGCGTCGGGATGATGCCGGCCACCCAGGCGTGCGCGCCGTTCCTGGTCGTGCGCCCGGCCAACGCCGATCCGCAGCCGCGCACGATCATGCTGCTCGGCGACGCGCGCACCGCGGTGACCCCGGTGCGGGCGTGGTTCCTCACGCTCAAGGCCGACAACGTGTGCGACGGCATGATCGACTGCGAGCCGCTGCTGGTCCCGGCCGGCCTCACCCAGCCGTGA
- the chrA gene encoding chromate efflux transporter, which produces MPVAAAPPPSVTVAAAARVWARIGWLSFGGPAGQIALMHDELVVRRRWLDEARFLHALNYCMLLPGPEAQQLATYIGWLLHRTRGGLIAGVLFVLPGLLIAAGLATAYCTWRDLTAVAGLLFGLKAAVVAVVAGALVRISQRALRRRLPQALAVAAFGAIAIAGVPFPVIVAGAAAIGALAHGLAPAWLPTAPAADAPEDPATVVAQLAAAGGLGHTRPSTARTARTLAVCLLAWLAPVAALMALAPDSLYRHQAVLFSQAALVTFGGAYAALAYVGQRAVALAWLAPGQMVDALGLAETTPGPLVLVLPFVAFVGAHAVDGLGGGLAAMALAAWVTFAPSFLWIFVGAPYIEALRGHRGLHAALACITAAVVGVIANLSLWFALHTLFAALRPVALGPWTVAVPVWASVDGAAVALTAAALIAGLGLRVRGPWLLLGCALAGLVWRSLG; this is translated from the coding sequence GTGCCGGTCGCCGCCGCGCCTCCGCCCTCGGTGACGGTCGCGGCCGCGGCCCGGGTGTGGGCGCGGATCGGCTGGCTGTCGTTCGGCGGGCCGGCCGGGCAGATCGCGCTGATGCACGACGAGCTGGTGGTCCGGCGCCGCTGGCTCGACGAGGCCCGGTTCCTCCACGCGCTCAACTACTGCATGCTGCTGCCGGGGCCCGAGGCCCAGCAGCTCGCGACCTACATCGGCTGGTTGCTGCATCGGACCCGCGGTGGGCTGATCGCCGGCGTGCTGTTCGTGCTGCCGGGCCTGCTGATCGCCGCCGGGCTGGCGACCGCGTACTGCACCTGGCGCGACCTGACCGCGGTCGCGGGGCTGCTGTTCGGGCTCAAGGCCGCGGTCGTGGCCGTGGTCGCGGGCGCGCTGGTGCGGATCAGCCAGCGGGCGCTGCGGCGCCGGTTGCCGCAGGCGCTGGCGGTGGCCGCGTTCGGGGCGATCGCGATCGCCGGCGTGCCGTTCCCGGTGATCGTCGCCGGGGCCGCGGCCATCGGCGCGCTCGCGCACGGGCTGGCGCCGGCGTGGCTGCCGACCGCGCCCGCCGCCGACGCGCCCGAGGATCCCGCCACCGTCGTCGCCCAGCTCGCGGCCGCCGGCGGGCTCGGTCACACCCGCCCGTCGACCGCGCGGACCGCGCGCACCCTCGCGGTCTGCCTGCTCGCGTGGCTGGCGCCGGTCGCGGCGCTGATGGCGCTGGCGCCCGACAGCCTGTACCGCCACCAGGCGGTGCTGTTCAGCCAGGCGGCGCTGGTCACCTTCGGCGGCGCCTACGCCGCGCTCGCCTACGTCGGCCAGCGCGCGGTCGCGCTCGCGTGGCTGGCGCCGGGGCAGATGGTCGACGCCCTCGGCCTCGCCGAGACCACGCCGGGGCCGCTGGTGCTGGTGCTGCCGTTCGTCGCGTTCGTCGGCGCCCACGCGGTCGACGGGCTCGGCGGCGGGCTCGCGGCGATGGCGCTCGCCGCGTGGGTGACGTTCGCGCCCAGCTTCCTGTGGATCTTCGTCGGCGCGCCGTACATCGAGGCGCTGCGCGGCCACCGCGGGCTCCACGCCGCGCTCGCGTGCATCACCGCGGCGGTCGTCGGGGTGATCGCCAACCTGTCGCTGTGGTTCGCGCTGCACACCCTGTTCGCGGCGCTGCGCCCGGTCGCGCTCGGCCCGTGGACGGTCGCGGTCCCGGTCTGGGCGTCGGTCGACGGCGCGGCGGTGGCGCTGACCGCCGCGGCGCTGATCGCCGGGCTCGGCCTCCGGGTGCGCGGCCCGTGGCTCTTGCTCGGGTGCGCGCTGGCCGGGCTGGTGTGGCGGTCGCTGGGCTGA
- a CDS encoding 2-oxoacid:ferredoxin oxidoreductase subunit beta, whose protein sequence is MTEPAQKLVKLSKKDLETDQDVRWCPGCGDYAILAIVQRTLASLGIKRENTVFVSGIGCSSRFPYYMNTFGFHTIHGRAPAIATGLKLARPDLDVWVITGDGDGLSIGGNHMLHALRRNVGLKIILFNNQIYGLTKGQYSPTSKVGTRAASTPSGSIDHPLNPLQFAIGAGATFIARATDTDAKGLAAILDRAYKHQGSALIEVLQNCPVFNDGIWDQVKDDAANRQLALVDGQPLTFAGGTMGVRMTPDLVPELVKVGDDGVPKESLLVHRERGSSAYAHLISSLTTPEFPVPVGVLHVEDKTAFDVMAHQQVTDAIAKQGKGDLAKLMVQGMTWEVGDDGMRQE, encoded by the coding sequence ATGACCGAACCTGCCCAGAAGCTGGTCAAGCTGTCGAAGAAGGACCTCGAGACCGATCAGGACGTGCGGTGGTGCCCAGGCTGCGGCGACTACGCGATCCTCGCGATCGTCCAGCGCACGCTCGCGTCGCTCGGCATCAAGCGCGAGAACACGGTGTTCGTCAGCGGCATCGGCTGCTCGAGCCGGTTCCCGTACTACATGAACACGTTCGGGTTCCACACGATCCACGGCCGCGCGCCGGCGATCGCGACCGGCCTCAAGCTGGCGCGGCCCGACCTCGACGTGTGGGTGATCACCGGCGACGGCGACGGCCTGTCGATCGGCGGCAACCACATGCTGCACGCGCTGCGGCGCAACGTCGGCCTGAAGATCATCCTGTTCAACAACCAGATCTACGGCCTGACCAAGGGCCAGTACTCGCCGACGTCGAAGGTCGGCACCCGCGCGGCGTCGACGCCGTCGGGCTCGATCGATCACCCGCTCAACCCGCTGCAGTTCGCGATCGGCGCGGGCGCGACGTTCATCGCCCGGGCCACCGACACCGACGCCAAGGGCCTCGCGGCGATCCTCGACCGCGCCTACAAGCACCAGGGCTCGGCGCTGATCGAGGTCCTGCAGAACTGCCCGGTGTTCAACGACGGCATCTGGGATCAGGTCAAGGACGACGCCGCCAACCGCCAGCTGGCGCTGGTCGACGGCCAGCCCCTGACGTTCGCGGGCGGCACGATGGGCGTGCGCATGACGCCCGACCTCGTGCCCGAGCTGGTCAAGGTCGGCGACGACGGCGTGCCCAAGGAGTCGCTGCTGGTCCACCGCGAGCGCGGCAGCTCGGCCTACGCGCACCTGATCAGCAGCCTGACCACGCCGGAGTTCCCGGTGCCGGTCGGCGTGCTCCACGTCGAGGACAAGACCGCGTTCGACGTGATGGCGCACCAGCAGGTCACCGACGCCATCGCCAAGCAGGGCAAGGGCGACCTGGCGAAGTTGATGGTCCAGGGCATGACCTGGGAAGTCGGCGACGACGGTATGCGCCAGGAGTAG
- a CDS encoding iron ABC transporter permease: protein MSFVGGGARLTRARWAAVLVIGLIVLAVAVLLAPLVGPGAHGRGVGVMSPRALWSDGTDATIFWHVRLPRTLAAALVGAALAAAGCAFQAVLRNPLAEPFTLGVSSGASLAAVIAIRLGVVGIAGTAGVGAAAVLGALAAVALVWQLGRVGSTLPPATLVLAGVTVSMFCSAAALVVQATADFAEMSRMLRWMMGGLEWTQLATVARALPALAVGALVLLWLGRDLNALAAGPEAAASVGVAVGRVQTLAFGAASLLVGTSIAIAGPIGFVGLIVPHALRAIVGPDHRVLLPMSLIGGAVLVVGCDTLARVLGQLPVGVVTALAGGPFFLVLLVRGKRGSALWQSE, encoded by the coding sequence GTGAGCTTCGTCGGCGGCGGCGCGCGCCTGACCCGGGCCCGGTGGGCGGCGGTGCTGGTGATCGGGCTGATCGTGCTGGCGGTGGCGGTGCTGCTGGCGCCGCTGGTGGGCCCGGGCGCGCACGGCCGCGGCGTCGGGGTGATGTCGCCGCGGGCGCTGTGGTCCGACGGCACCGACGCGACGATCTTCTGGCACGTGCGGCTGCCGCGCACGCTGGCGGCGGCGCTGGTGGGCGCGGCGCTGGCGGCGGCGGGGTGCGCGTTCCAGGCGGTGCTGCGCAACCCGCTGGCCGAGCCGTTCACGCTGGGCGTGTCGTCGGGCGCGTCGCTGGCGGCGGTGATCGCGATCCGCCTGGGCGTGGTCGGCATCGCCGGCACCGCGGGCGTGGGCGCGGCGGCGGTGCTGGGCGCGCTGGCGGCGGTGGCGCTGGTGTGGCAGCTGGGCCGGGTCGGCTCGACGCTGCCGCCGGCGACGCTGGTGCTCGCGGGCGTGACCGTGTCGATGTTCTGCTCGGCGGCGGCGCTGGTGGTGCAGGCCACCGCCGACTTCGCCGAGATGAGCCGGATGCTGCGGTGGATGATGGGCGGGCTCGAGTGGACGCAGCTGGCGACGGTGGCGCGGGCGCTGCCGGCGCTGGCGGTGGGCGCGCTGGTGCTCCTGTGGCTGGGGCGCGATCTGAACGCGCTCGCGGCCGGGCCCGAGGCCGCGGCGTCGGTCGGCGTCGCGGTCGGCCGGGTCCAGACGCTGGCGTTCGGCGCGGCGTCGCTCCTGGTCGGCACCAGCATCGCGATCGCCGGGCCGATCGGGTTCGTCGGGCTGATCGTGCCGCACGCGCTGCGCGCGATCGTCGGGCCCGATCACCGCGTGCTCTTGCCGATGTCGCTCATCGGCGGCGCCGTGCTGGTGGTCGGCTGCGATACGCTGGCGCGCGTGCTGGGCCAGCTGCCGGTCGGCGTCGTCACCGCGCTCGCGGGCGGGCCGTTCTTCCTGGTGCTGCTGGTGCGGGGCAAGCGCGGCTCGGCGCTGTGGCAGAGCGAGTGA